GGCGGACTGGAACAGGCCCTCGCCGCGTTGGGCATAGCTGATGCGCCCGCCCGTGCGCGGGACGTGGCGGACTACGGCGACGGCGTGCTGCTCCACCTGCTCACAGTCAGGCGGGACGAGCAGCCTGACGCTGCGGCCATTGCCGCAGCAGTCCGGCGGCTGCTGGCGCCCTGAGGCGCCTTTCGCCCCGCCTACGACGGCGACCTGCCGCCATAGCCGGCGTCAGCCCGTCGTCGTCATTCCAGGAGACTTACCCCCGGGAAGCGCCGCCCGGCCACCCGGTGTAGGCCTCGGCGAGGTAGGCCATGCCGTGCCTGGAAGACACCACCGAGTGCAGCTCGCCGAGTTGCCGCGCACGCGAGAAATCGTCGGCGTCAGCCGGGGTGTGAAGCATGGTGGTCATCCAGTAGGAGAACTGCTGCGCCTTCCACACCCGCTCCAGGGCGCGGTCGCTGTAACCGTCCAGCAGCCGGTCCGAGCCGGAGTTGTAGTGGCTGTCCAGCCCTTCAAAGAGGACCTTGACGTCATGGATGGCCAGGTTCAGGCCCTTGGCGCCGGTGGGCGGCACGGTGTGTGCGGCGTCCCCGGCGAGGAACAGGTTGCCGTGGCGCATGGGGGTGTGGACGAAGCTGCGGAACGGCAGGACCATCTTCTCGATGACCGGCCCTTCCTTGAGCTCGAAGCCGTTGCCGTTGACCCGGCTGCGGAATTCGGCCCAGATCCGGTCATCATCCCACTCCGCCACGTTCTCCTTGGGATCGCACTGGAAGTACATCCGCTGGACCGTCTCGGTGCGCTGGCTGATCAGGGCGAAGCCGTTGTCCGAGTTGGCGTAGATCAGCTCATCGGAACTGCGGGGAGCCTCGGCCAGGATCCCGAACCAGGCGAAGGGGTACTCGTGGAAATACCACCTGCGGTGCTCTTCGGGGATCTGGAACCGGCAGTGGCTGCGGGAGCCGTCCGCCCCCACCAGGAAGTCCGCCTGGATCTCATACTCC
This genomic interval from Arthrobacter sp. SLBN-100 contains the following:
- a CDS encoding 4-hydroxybenzoate 3-monooxygenase, whose translation is MAARNIITTQVAIMGAGPAGLMLSHLLAKSGIDSTVIEVRSHKDISETVRAGILEHGTVNMLVDSGVSDRVLRDGDRHDGIELRFNGESHRVDFKELVGESVWLYPQTDVFLDLAARRKADGGDVRYSVTDTSIHDLEGKPRVCFTDADGVEYEIQADFLVGADGSRSHCRFQIPEEHRRWYFHEYPFAWFGILAEAPRSSDELIYANSDNGFALISQRTETVQRMYFQCDPKENVAEWDDDRIWAEFRSRVNGNGFELKEGPVIEKMVLPFRSFVHTPMRHGNLFLAGDAAHTVPPTGAKGLNLAIHDVKVLFEGLDSHYNSGSDRLLDGYSDRALERVWKAQQFSYWMTTMLHTPADADDFSRARQLGELHSVVSSRHGMAYLAEAYTGWPGGASRG